In the Myxocyprinus asiaticus isolate MX2 ecotype Aquarium Trade chromosome 31, UBuf_Myxa_2, whole genome shotgun sequence genome, taatttgtttGTGTTGAGCAACCCTGGACCACTGTACCATATGGTTGGCAACTTACTgtatgtctctgcagaacaaaaatgggctttttccaagtcagtgggcgtttccaaactattgagattccctactttcattggatagtttagaaatgcccatcctggtttggaaatgcccactgattactaaattgagattccctactttcattggatagtttagaaatggCCATTCCTATACTTGAATGGTTCTGGTGTTTGGGTGTCCACTTTGGTTCAGACATTTAACTAAGCAACTATTTCAAAGAGCCTTTCACAGCCAAACTATTTAAAGATCTACTTTTTGCTTTCCAGTCCTGCAGTTGAATGCAGCAGAATATCAAAGTTTGCTGTTACATCAACATTCCCAGCCAAGGCTTTGGCATGAACTCCTTTTGGGGCATCCATTATGAGTGAGCATGTTGGAGACTCCAGTCTTAAAATGATAGTAATGCAGAGTTACTGtatattgcaattatttttttgGACACAACATGtataacatacaaaaaaataataataataataatgatttttgGTCACAAGTTGAGTAACATGACAAAACTAAAAATGCTAATTAGTTCGGATGCTAAAATTGTAAAAAGAGAGGTGttaaaattgtaatattaataaaGATAATGATTATTAAGTGGTCCACACTAACTTACTTGAGCTCTTTATTCAGTACTTCTTTGACTAGAGGAGTcctgacagaatgttcaaaaagAGCTCCCTCTGGAcctgttcaaacagacagaactCTTACAATTGTACAAAAAgcaacttaaagaaatattctgggttcaatacatgttaaactcaatcgacagcatttgtggcataatgtgaattgccactaaaatgtatttagactcgtcctgttctttaataaaagcaaaaaatgtaggttacagtgaggcgcttacaatgaaagtgaatgggggcaattattggagggtttaaaggctgaaatatgaagcttataattttataaaaccaagTACATTAATTATTGATGAAAAATGAAGATTCTTATAAGCACaattcagctctgtatgtccatacaatgcaagtgaacgggtgccatcaggctgctggctgtttgacagtccaaaagtcatatttaggcagcataaaagtaatccacacgactccagtcaatcaatgaatatcttctgaagcaaatcgataggtttgtgtaagaaacaaatcgataattaaaaagtttttaactttaaatcgttactTTTGGTCAGCactgggatgctgtttgaaatgacctaactctcacgtgacgttcgcccctctgttgtaaacaaagcatgCGCTTCCGACTTCTCACATGAACGCGCTATTACGCTTGCGTCAAGCGACAGCTCCGTaattagaagacattgattgactggattcttgtggattacttttatgctgcctaaatgtacCTTTTGGACCGTTAAACAGcaagcagcctgatggcacccatttatttgcattgtatagacatacagagctgaaatgtgcttataagaattttcatttcagatttgctgaagaaggaaagacatacacatttgggatggcttaaaggtgagtcaatcatgagagaatattcatttttgggtgtactattcctttaaaacttgtgtattatactgcctggccaaaaaaaagtcaccatttggatttaaataagcagatacttaagagcctatggtTGAattattattgcagtgattaagaTGTTTCAACtgacaacaattcttttaaccctaactgatgcagtgtgtagcttctcaaccatgtcggaagacgaatcccgtggttgtggaaaagatgttactgtgtttcagaaggggcaaattattggcctgcatcaagcaaagaaaacaactaaggagattgctgaaatcactggaattgggttaagaactgtccaacgcattattaaaacctggaaggattgtGGTGAACTGTCAACTTCcctgaagaaatgtggtcggaaataaatcttgaatgatcatgatccgAGATCACTAAAAcccttggtgaagtcacatcgtaaaaaatcgacagtagaactcacagctaagTTTAATAGTGaatgtaagagcatttccacatgcacaatgtgatgagaacttacaggattgggactaaacagctgtgtggccacaagaaagccacttgttagtgaggctaattggaaaaaatgacttcaatttgctagggagcataaagattggactgagAGCAATGGAGAAAGGTtgtgtggtctgatgagtccagatttaccctattccaaagcgatgtgagcatcagggtaagaaaggaagcgcatgaagcgatgcaccgtcatgcatagtgcacactgtacaagcctctggaggcagtgttatgatctggggttgcttcaactggtcagttctaggctcagcaacgttatgcggcaataaaatgaagtcagctgactacctgaatgtactgaatgaccaggttatcccatcaatggattttttcttccctgacagcatgggtatattccaggacgacaatgccaagattcattgggctcaaattgtgaaagagtggttcagggagcatgagaaataattttcacacatgagttGGCcatcacagagtcctgaccttaacccccaTGAAAgtttttgggatgtgctggagaagactttacggagtggttcgactctcctgtcgtcaatacaagatctcggccaaaaattaatacaaatctggacagaaataaatgttatgaCATTGCATAAGTTTGTTGaaaaacaatgccacgacaaatgcacgccgtaatcaaagctaaaggcggtccaacgaaatattagagtatttaattttattttattttttttttggccaggcagtgtattggagctgtaaagttgtataaattgttgtttttatggtcgtttagGGTTTAtagtgttatgtcgtcatggtgacgaagttgtaaaattggacataactttacacagaaaaggttagtaagtgattttataatactaaaatcatgttatcttgcatgttgtttacatcttgtggctatacttttgacaaagtgagtattttaacatttatggattggccccattcacttccattgtaagagcctcactgtaattctgatttttttaaaggatggacaagtcaaattacatttttgtggtaatcaacattattccacaaatgctgttgattgagctataaaggaatattccgagttcaaaacaagttaagctcaatcgacagcatttgtggcataatataaattacccccttttctttaaaaaaacaaaaaaacaaaagcaaaaatctgggttccagtgaggcatttacaatggaagtgaatgagaccaatccgtaaacgttaaaattctttattaaaatcagtaggGAGAGTGTGGGAAAATGTGACACttatggacattttacttttcctGGCACTTTAAATTATGATCTAAATGCCAAATAACCGGACATTGCACCTTTATCGAAAGTCAAAACATTATTTCAGAcagtactggtaaagtgggacacctTTATTGTCAAAGTGGGACACCTCTTAATCTAAACAGGGGCCTGTTCTTGAATATagtttattttaagtatttattttgtttgcaacATAGGTTTACATAAAGATTGAAATATCCTCTTGTTAAATCAACTTAAATGAGTAAATTCAAGTAGttaatattctttaaaatatccattaagttccccattctgatggttgatgggaacattaactgaagctcctgactgtatctgtatgattttatgcattgcactgctgccacatgattggctgattagataatcacatgaataagtagatgtacaggtgttcctaatatagtgctcagtgagtgtatgtaacatttacaaacattgtcAGCATTTACTTTTTTATAACCTTAAGATTTACCTAAGATGTCTATGTCATTTTCCATACAATTGCACACAGGTGGTCATTAAATGAGCTCTAAAGCACCTCACAATGTAGCATCATCAACTGAGGAACCCAAAAGGTTCACCGTTTACTTCtgaaagattagtttagtaatgaagTATAATCACCCAGTATAACAACCCAATTTACCCTTTACAGGATAGCTCACAATGACTTTGCTTTTAAAAACATGCAAAATGGACACTTCATACATTTTAGATCTCTTCAATTCAAAGTTCTCTTgtcaataaaataatgttaatattgACAATACAAATCTTTTTTTGCACATTATACAAAATCCTCTGGTTCTTCCATTTCAGGCTCACCTGTTACACAGAGCTTTCCTTTACCCACAATGGCTCCATTTCCATctgcataaaatatattttcatcatGGTTTGAACTGATGTTGAAGTGTTGGCCAAAGCTCCTAGCCTGGCCTGGACATGAGAATGcaaataatttaaacaaacataaatcaAAACTGAATATGACtgaatattcattttaattgaatattaaacattatttacaGAATGTTAGTATTAAGATGTAAGCAATATTGCAAAAGCAATCTGTGTCTGATGGGATGCATGGATTATTGGATGCATTGTCTTGTGTCACACTTTCATGGCTCTTGATTCAGACACTTAGTTCTGTGCTTAAggattgaccctatttactttctaaatGCATATTCCTGGTTTCATTGTGCACAATTCaccagtgcacattattccaaagaaaaaaaaatgtgtctccataatttgacatcaaaatgttaaACTTGCTtgttgctccgcctctgaaacaacttttctttttcaGTGATGTCACCTAGGCCACACGGGCTACTGGACAATTTAAGAGAGTTATaaagtcatgaaatcagccaaTAAATGTGTTGTATGTCTCATACCTACAGAGACACTCCCTGTGACATCACCATTGGTATTGCGAGCACTGAGAGTGACATTTTCAGAGGAGTGCACCAGAAGAGCTGAATCCTGTTATAAAGAGAACACTGAGTCACATTTTGTGAGTACTAAAAGTACTATTCATCACATACTgatacaaatgaaaatgtatctgACATGACATGAATCTCACAGACATCTGACAGTTTGTGAATTAGTGTGTATTTACCCCTACCTCTCTGGAGTCAATTTTCTGGGCATGAAGATGGAAGAGGAAGTCAGAGTCTCCCTCCAGTCTCAGTCCATCTGCATTGACCTGCAGGTATCCCACGCCGACCTGCAACAACCAATAGCAAACAGAGCTTCCTCAGCATGCAGAGCCCCCCAAAATATCCAAGACCAGCATCTGAATATggatatttcttttaaaattaataaagtggggaccacattgaaaatcttgaattaaaaataaggCAAGTTATTATACTTGCAATTAAACAGAAagttttaggaaaaaaaaaaaaaagtaaaacaaagaaaagttatgacgcaaatatttatatatatatatatatatatacacatacagttgtgttcaaaagtttgcatacccttggagaattggtaatatatgtaccatttttaaagaaaacacgagtgagcaggcaaaacacatttcttttatttcttatgggattcatattcaactgtaggttataacagaatggcacaatcataaaacaaaacatggcaacaatgaaaaaaatgaaatgacccctgtacaaaagtctgcatacccttagttcttaatactgtgtattgctccctttagcatcaatgacagcgtgcagtcttttgtaatagttgtctatgaggccccaaattcttgctgcccatttgtcttggcaaaatgcctccaggtcatgcaaagcctttggtcgtcttgcatgaaccgcacgtttgagatctccccagagtggctcgatgatattaaggtcagaagattgtgatggccactccagaaccttcacctttttctgctgtaaccactggagggtcaatttggccttgtgcttagggttattgtcatactggaaagtccaagagcgtcccatgtgcagctttcgtgcagaagaatgcaaattgtctgccagtattttctgataacatgctgcattcatcttgccatcaattttcacaagattccccgtgtctttagagctcacacctccctccccccccaaaaacatcagtgaaccaccaccatgtttcacagtggagatgtattcttttcactataggccttgttgacccctctccaaacatagcgcttatggttgtgaccataaagctctattttggtctcgtcactccaaattacagtgtgccagaagctgtgaggcgtgtaaaggtgttgtcatttgcggcattggcacagtaaaggcttctttctggcaactcgaccatgcagctaatttttgttcaagtatcgtcgtattgtgctccttgaaacaaccacaccgtctttttccagagcagcctgtatttctcctgaggttacctgtgggtttttctttgtatcccgaacaattcttctggcagttgtggctgaaatctttcttggtctacctgaccttggcttggtatcaagagatccccaaatttcccacttcttaatacgtgattgaacagtactaactggcattttcaaggctttggatatctttttatatccttttccatctttataaagttccattaccttgttacgcagatcttttgacagttcttttctgctccccatggctcagtatctagcctgctcagtgaatccatgtgagagctaacaaactcattgactatttacacacagacactaactgcaatttaaaaagccacaggtgtgggaaattaacctttaattgccatttaaacctgtgtgtgtcaccttgtgtgtctgtaacaaggccaaacattcaagggtatgtaaacttttgatcagggccatttgggtgatttctgttatcattatgatttaaaaaggagccaaacaactatgtgataataaatggcttcatatgatcactatccttaaataaaagacagttttttttgcatgatcagtcatattttcaaaatcaatggcaaaatttcacaatttctgccagggtatgcaaacttttgagcacaactgtatacactattgtgcaaaagttttaggcacttgtgaaaaatgttgcatagtgaggatttcttcaaaaacaatgcaattaatagttttcattgatcaattaatgtcatacaaagtccagtaaacataaaaaaagctaaatcaatatttggtttgaTCACTTTTGCATTCAAAATAGCACTAATTCTCCTACGAACACCTGGAcacattttttcttattttttggcagataggattttccaagcttcttagacaatatgccacagttcttctatctcaattacttctgtttctttatgtaatcctAGACTGACTTGAAGTTCAGTGGTGggcactgtgggggccatgccatctgttgcagtgctccctgttcttcaattttattctaatctatttgcaaaaggaatgttggtctaaaatgtatatttccaattgacacactaaaactgaaaatataaataaccatcttaagacaaatgtttttgtgaaacatattatgtgcctaagacttttgcacagtattgtatatatatatatatatatatatatatatatatatatatatatatatacatactatatactaccggtcaaaggttttgaaacacttactcattctttgttttttttatttttttttttacattttagaataatagtaaagtcatcaaaactatggaataacataaatggaactatgggaattatgttgtgactaaacaaaatccaaaataaatcaaaactgtgttatattttagcatcttcatagtagtcatcttttgcctagaatttgcagaaatgtactcctgacattttcttaaccaacttcttgaggtatcaccctgggatgctttttaaacagtattgaaggagttcccatctatatgctgggcacttattgactgcttttctttgtt is a window encoding:
- the LOC127421914 gene encoding gamma-sarcoglycan-like isoform X2, coding for MRVGVGYLQVNADGLRLEGDSDFLFHLHAQKIDSREDSALLVHSSENVTLSARNTNGDVTGSVSVDGNGAIVGKGKLCVTGPEGALFEHSVRTPLVKEVLNKELKLESPTCSLIMDAPKGVHAKALAGNVDVTANFDILLHSTAGLESKK
- the LOC127421914 gene encoding gamma-sarcoglycan-like isoform X1, whose product is MRVGVGYLQVNADGLRLEGDSDFLFHLHAQKIDSREDSALLVHSSENVTLSARNTNGDVTGSVSVGQARSFGQHFNISSNHDENIFYADGNGAIVGKGKLCVTGPEGALFEHSVRTPLVKEVLNKELKLESPTCSLIMDAPKGVHAKALAGNVDVTANFDILLHSTAGLESKK